Proteins co-encoded in one Paracrocinitomix mangrovi genomic window:
- a CDS encoding thiolase family protein produces the protein MSKTAYIVKAYRTAVGKANKGGFRFSRPDDLAADVIKQIIKEVPQLDPEMIDDVIVGNAMPEGEQGLNVGRFISLMGLDTNKVPGMTVNRYCSSGLETIAIASAKIQNGMADIIIAGGTESMSAIAMGGWRVVPNAKVAKKHADWYWGMGNTAEAVAEKYNVTREDQDEFAYNSHMKALAALKENRFKDDIVPIEVPEVYIDANGKRAERTFTVDTDEGPRMGTTVEGLSKLKPVFMADGTVTAGNASQMSDGAAFLLIMSEEMVKKLNVEPIARMLSYKVVGVEPRIMGIGPVDAIPGAIEMAGLKQSDINLVELNEAFASQSVAVIRETGLNPDIVNVNGGAIALGHPLGCTGAKLSVQIINELKKRNQKYGVVTMCVGTGQGAAGVLEIL, from the coding sequence ATGAGTAAAACAGCATATATCGTAAAAGCCTATAGAACTGCTGTAGGAAAAGCTAATAAAGGCGGGTTTAGATTTTCTCGTCCTGATGATTTGGCTGCAGATGTTATCAAGCAAATTATTAAAGAAGTTCCGCAATTAGATCCCGAGATGATTGATGATGTAATTGTTGGAAATGCAATGCCTGAAGGTGAACAAGGATTGAACGTAGGTCGTTTTATCTCACTGATGGGATTAGATACAAACAAAGTACCTGGTATGACAGTTAACAGATACTGTTCCTCAGGTTTAGAAACTATAGCAATTGCCTCTGCAAAAATCCAAAACGGAATGGCAGATATCATTATTGCTGGTGGAACTGAATCAATGTCTGCAATTGCAATGGGTGGATGGAGAGTTGTTCCAAATGCTAAGGTGGCTAAAAAACATGCTGATTGGTATTGGGGAATGGGAAATACAGCTGAAGCTGTAGCTGAAAAATACAATGTTACCCGTGAAGATCAGGATGAATTCGCCTACAATTCTCATATGAAAGCTTTAGCTGCTTTAAAAGAGAATAGATTTAAGGATGATATCGTTCCAATTGAAGTTCCAGAAGTATATATAGATGCTAATGGAAAAAGAGCAGAGAGAACTTTCACTGTTGATACAGATGAGGGACCAAGAATGGGAACCACAGTTGAAGGCTTGTCTAAATTGAAACCTGTTTTCATGGCGGATGGAACAGTTACCGCAGGAAATGCTTCACAAATGTCAGACGGAGCAGCGTTTTTGTTGATCATGTCAGAAGAAATGGTGAAGAAATTGAATGTGGAGCCAATTGCAAGAATGCTGTCTTATAAAGTTGTTGGAGTTGAACCTAGAATTATGGGTATTGGACCTGTAGATGCAATTCCAGGAGCAATTGAAATGGCAGGATTAAAACAAAGCGATATTAACCTTGTTGAATTGAATGAGGCTTTTGCTTCGCAATCTGTTGCTGTTATTAGAGAAACAGGATTGAATCCGGATATAGTAAATGTAAATGGAGGAGCAATTGCGCTTGGTCACCCACTAGGTTGTACTGGAGCGAAATTATCGGTACAAATCATTAATGAACTTAAGAAAAGAAACCAAAAATACGGAGTTGTTACAATGTGCGTAGGTACAGGACAAGGAGCAGCTGGAGTATTAGAAATACTATAA
- a CDS encoding four helix bundle protein has product MHNYQELKVWQKAMTLVENTYKIYSELPKAEQFNFGSQITRCALSIPSNIAEGAGRKSSTEFKRFLDIATGSSYELETQLILIERIFKIDTKEMIDQVVEVQKMIYALNRSFEKSTLVS; this is encoded by the coding sequence ATGCATAATTATCAGGAATTAAAAGTTTGGCAAAAAGCAATGACGCTTGTAGAGAATACCTACAAGATTTATAGTGAATTGCCTAAAGCTGAACAATTTAATTTCGGATCTCAGATCACTCGTTGCGCCCTGTCTATTCCAAGTAATATTGCAGAAGGTGCGGGAAGGAAAAGTTCAACTGAGTTTAAAAGATTTCTAGATATCGCTACTGGTTCTTCTTATGAATTAGAAACACAATTGATTTTAATTGAAAGAATATTTAAAATAGATACAAAAGAGATGATAGATCAAGTGGTTGAAGTACAAAAAATGATTTATGCATTAAACAGGTCATTTGAAAAATCAACTCTTGTGTCTTGA